The proteins below come from a single Pseudanabaena sp. BC1403 genomic window:
- a CDS encoding GUN4 domain-containing protein yields the protein MPEQMLIDRFRIVKQISFGAFGETFLAEDTHKRLKNQASSQCVVKRLITKTDPDQIAITRQMFEREASKLDDLNHSGIPKLIAYFEDNDQFYLVQEFIDGRPLSDEINHTVKWSESRTRGLLREVLEILAYVHSQGSIHRDLKPSNIMRRRANDKIVLIDFGAVREVQPNQTNMAFGLASGTIAIGTLGYMPAEQTQGRPCFASDIHAVGCMAIEALTAEPPYGHGFEQDAETGEFRWRHKAQVSDDFVEFIDKMVRYDFRQRYRNAEQALTDLQSLKPIALPLETIIIPPLEIARTSPEEAENTRLSKQLIQPLQETVPSSPDSLPTIIVSAPEVTRTSPQEVQNARPPEQSIQPLQEVIISSPDLLPNTFVGYRKLLTMLVSDLEKLRGYAQTLWLSSSTQFQNINSVIERVQSKSFSIAVVGIFKRGKSTFINALLGEDILPSDVNPCTATLNRITYGVNPRVQIIYKNGREEEIRIDQLYDYVTNLTPESEDKAAHIREAIVQYPVQYCQNNVDIIDTPGLNNDDSMTEVTLSMLPLVDVAIMVIWGNAPFGESEQKFLENDLLTNDLGRIIFVVTAIDRYGSLEDANKGVKYVRDRIKRLVLQRAKDQYGEDSPEYEVYKNKIGEIKIFGLSAYQALKAKQTDDTELLAKSCFPEFEAAFEKFLTQERDVVFLQVTINRLITFATEILTALNLRQSTSPTLNEQQQRNIIQMMTETQKILGNAHRFSKKLNDNDSSQASNTNTSTEGLDDDLRSECNADYTRLRELLKSQKWEEANQETALMMLKVAGCEKEGWIDSNAIDCFPIKDLKTIDQLWLKYTNGHFGFSVQKKIFKQVNQKERDFLQQVNWTNASLHGGIFLGENNLKFTLDAPEGHLPMVFGGEHNWIFTAL from the coding sequence ATGCCTGAACAAATGCTGATAGATCGCTTTCGGATTGTTAAACAGATTAGTTTTGGCGCTTTTGGTGAGACGTTTTTGGCTGAAGATACTCACAAACGCCTGAAAAATCAAGCTAGTTCTCAATGCGTGGTCAAGCGGCTAATTACCAAAACTGACCCAGACCAAATTGCGATTACAAGGCAGATGTTTGAGCGTGAAGCTTCTAAGTTAGATGATCTCAATCATTCAGGTATTCCTAAACTGATTGCCTATTTTGAAGACAATGATCAGTTTTACTTAGTTCAAGAATTTATCGATGGTCGTCCGCTCTCCGATGAGATTAACCATACTGTCAAATGGTCAGAATCAAGGACTAGAGGTTTACTGCGAGAAGTATTGGAGATTTTGGCGTATGTCCATAGTCAAGGCTCTATCCATCGAGATTTAAAACCAAGTAACATCATGCGCCGCCGCGCTAATGACAAGATCGTGCTGATTGACTTTGGGGCGGTGCGTGAGGTGCAGCCAAACCAAACGAATATGGCATTTGGTTTGGCGAGTGGCACGATCGCGATCGGAACGCTTGGATATATGCCTGCGGAGCAAACTCAAGGTAGACCATGCTTTGCTAGTGATATTCATGCAGTTGGTTGCATGGCAATCGAGGCTCTCACTGCTGAGCCACCCTATGGTCATGGGTTTGAGCAAGATGCGGAAACGGGTGAGTTTAGGTGGCGGCATAAGGCGCAAGTGAGTGATGATTTTGTGGAATTTATCGACAAAATGGTGCGCTATGATTTCCGTCAGCGATATCGCAATGCTGAACAAGCTCTAACAGATTTACAAAGTCTCAAACCAATAGCTCTGCCGCTAGAGACGATCATAATCCCACCATTAGAGATAGCTCGTACATCACCTGAAGAAGCCGAAAATACTCGATTGTCAAAACAATTAATTCAACCCCTTCAGGAAACTGTCCCTAGTTCACCAGATTCACTACCAACGATCATAGTCTCTGCGCCAGAGGTGACTCGTACATCACCTCAAGAAGTCCAAAATGCTAGACCTCCAGAACAATCGATTCAACCCCTCCAAGAAGTCATCATTAGTTCGCCTGATTTACTGCCAAATACATTTGTAGGTTACAGAAAGCTTTTAACAATGCTAGTTAGCGATTTAGAGAAGCTAAGAGGCTATGCACAAACTTTATGGCTAAGTAGCTCAACTCAATTTCAAAACATTAATAGTGTTATAGAGAGAGTGCAATCTAAGTCATTTTCTATAGCTGTCGTAGGAATATTTAAACGTGGCAAAAGCACCTTTATAAACGCTCTATTGGGTGAGGATATTCTTCCTTCTGATGTCAACCCCTGCACTGCAACACTTAATCGAATAACCTATGGAGTTAATCCAAGGGTACAAATTATATATAAAAATGGGCGGGAAGAAGAGATACGCATAGATCAACTCTATGATTATGTTACCAATTTGACTCCAGAATCAGAAGATAAGGCAGCCCACATCAGGGAAGCAATCGTTCAGTATCCAGTCCAATACTGTCAGAACAATGTTGATATTATTGACACACCTGGATTGAATAATGATGACAGTATGACTGAAGTTACGCTTTCAATGCTCCCCCTTGTAGATGTAGCCATAATGGTGATCTGGGGTAACGCTCCATTTGGTGAATCAGAGCAAAAGTTTTTAGAAAATGACTTACTTACTAATGATTTAGGACGCATTATCTTTGTAGTAACTGCAATTGATCGCTACGGCAGTCTTGAAGATGCTAATAAAGGAGTCAAATATGTTAGAGATCGGATTAAAAGGCTTGTACTTCAACGAGCTAAAGATCAGTATGGGGAAGATTCACCAGAGTACGAAGTCTATAAAAATAAAATTGGCGAAATTAAGATCTTTGGACTGTCAGCCTACCAAGCGCTAAAAGCTAAGCAGACTGACGATACTGAGTTACTCGCCAAGAGTTGCTTTCCTGAGTTTGAGGCTGCTTTTGAAAAGTTCTTAACCCAAGAGCGTGATGTAGTCTTTTTGCAAGTAACTATTAATCGATTGATTACTTTTGCAACTGAAATTTTGACAGCCTTGAACTTGCGGCAAAGCACTTCGCCAACGCTCAATGAACAACAGCAAAGAAACATCATTCAAATGATGACGGAAACTCAGAAAATCTTGGGTAATGCTCATCGATTTTCAAAGAAACTTAATGATAATGACTCTAGCCAAGCTTCAAATACAAATACTTCAACAGAAGGCCTAGATGATGATTTAAGATCTGAATGTAACGCTGACTACACTAGATTGCGAGAACTCCTCAAGTCACAAAAATGGGAAGAAGCCAATCAAGAAACTGCGTTGATGATGCTTAAAGTCGCTGGATGTGAAAAGGAAGGTTGGATTGACAGTAACGCTATTGACTGTTTCCCAATTAAAGACTTAAAAACTATCGATCAACTATGGTTGAAATATACTAATGGTCATTTCGGATTTAGTGTCCAAAAGAAAATTTTTAAGCAAGTCAATCAGAAAGAGCGGGATTTTTTGCAACAGGTTAACTGGACTAATGCATCTCTGCATGGTGGCATCTTTTTGGGAGAAAACAATCTAAAATTTACTCTAGATGCTCCAGAGGGACATCTGCCGATGGTTTTTGGAGGAGAGCATAACTGGATCTTTACGGCATTGTAA
- a CDS encoding CHRD domain-containing protein: MVQVFRKYQKFLFSIVLGITICLLAINTSAPAQSHNLAPKVNSSQLVNTSISLATYQQQAEAELISQGNLISQGASFTRFAAILSGTEIYPNPATTNASGVLGAALIGDRLIVRGSFYGLNSPLRDYATDPAAPPNPNITSGVHIHKGAANANGPFQFALQVQVNSDGVSGNVKGEYKLTDEQLQALNSGGLYVDIHTKSNRAGELRGILNAQS; the protein is encoded by the coding sequence ATGGTTCAGGTTTTTAGGAAATATCAGAAGTTTTTATTCAGCATTGTTCTTGGGATCACTATCTGTTTACTTGCAATAAATACTAGTGCACCAGCTCAATCTCATAACCTCGCGCCCAAAGTCAATAGTTCGCAGCTAGTTAATACCTCAATCAGTTTAGCAACCTATCAACAGCAAGCTGAGGCTGAACTTATTTCTCAAGGGAATTTGATTAGCCAAGGTGCTAGTTTCACTCGATTTGCTGCAATATTGTCAGGAACTGAGATTTACCCGAACCCAGCGACAACGAATGCCTCAGGCGTGCTTGGAGCAGCCTTGATCGGCGATCGATTAATTGTGCGTGGCAGTTTTTATGGTTTAAATAGCCCCCTACGTGACTATGCTACCGATCCTGCAGCCCCTCCCAATCCAAATATTACTTCAGGTGTACATATTCATAAAGGAGCTGCTAATGCTAATGGACCTTTCCAGTTCGCCTTGCAAGTGCAAGTTAACTCAGATGGTGTAAGCGGCAATGTCAAGGGCGAATATAAGCTAACAGATGAGCAACTCCAAGCTCTTAATAGTGGTGGCTTATACGTTGATATTCACACCAAATCTAATCGAGCAGGCGAGTTACGCGGTATTTTAAATGCACAGTCGTAA
- a CDS encoding sulfite exporter TauE/SafE family protein produces the protein MQYLLIFGAALLAGGINGIAGGGSFILFPVLMFVGIPPITANATNAIALLPGTLASAGAYRHEFDKDKRSLIQVCILGVIGGLLGAILLLRTPSATFLQVLPYLLLTATLAFAFSNKMTMWLELQQSRFAKLRKLRTVLIIILQLVVAIYGGFFGGGMGILFLATFALMGMTNIHRMNAYKTMLTSCINAVIVIPFVNAGVILWQEGTIAAIGAAIGGYISAYYVQKIPPIIVKRFVIGVGSAMTLYFFIKSWLA, from the coding sequence ATGCAATATTTACTAATTTTTGGGGCGGCGTTATTAGCGGGTGGGATAAATGGCATCGCAGGGGGTGGCAGTTTTATTTTGTTTCCTGTTCTCATGTTTGTCGGTATTCCGCCTATAACTGCTAACGCCACTAATGCGATCGCCTTATTACCTGGAACATTAGCCAGTGCCGGAGCCTATCGTCATGAGTTTGATAAGGATAAGCGATCGCTAATTCAAGTATGCATATTGGGAGTGATTGGAGGGCTTTTAGGGGCAATTTTGCTCCTCAGAACTCCATCTGCAACTTTTTTGCAAGTTTTGCCATATCTACTACTGACAGCAACATTGGCTTTTGCTTTTAGTAATAAAATGACGATGTGGCTTGAGCTACAGCAATCCCGATTCGCTAAGCTTAGAAAATTGCGAACAGTTTTAATTATCATCTTGCAATTAGTTGTAGCTATCTATGGAGGTTTTTTTGGCGGTGGCATGGGGATTTTGTTTCTGGCTACTTTTGCGCTGATGGGGATGACTAATATCCATCGGATGAACGCCTATAAGACTATGCTTACAAGTTGTATTAATGCGGTAATCGTGATTCCCTTTGTTAATGCGGGGGTGATTCTGTGGCAAGAGGGTACTATTGCTGCGATCGGTGCGGCTATTGGTGGATATATCAGTGCTTACTATGTTCAAAAAATCCCCCCGATTATAGTAAAGCGATTTGTAATTGGTGTTGGTTCAGCGATGACGTTGTACTTTTTTATTAAGAGTTGGCTGGCTTAA
- a CDS encoding alpha/beta fold hydrolase — MSSVIIQGAKHSYSLTTPTQAKKQVPTIAFLHGWMLSQAYWQPLISQLQTDFQCLSYDLRGFGLSQISDRDDYSLISYARDLEELLDHLELSQVWLVGHSLGGAIALWAAHLFSDRILGVVCLNAGGGIYIKEEFEKFRTAGKIILKLRPKWLQDIPLVHVQFAKDSVKYPLDQTWGKQRAIDFVSAKYQAAKGTLLDSTSEQEVHKLPQIVSKLQQPIYFVAGANDTIMEPKYVNHLASFHYSFNGYGENVFEFPDCGHMAMLEQTNLLHRLLVDLLAKPVTSPCL, encoded by the coding sequence ATGTCCAGTGTCATCATTCAAGGAGCAAAACATAGCTATAGCCTAACAACTCCTACACAAGCAAAAAAGCAAGTTCCAACGATCGCTTTTTTGCATGGTTGGATGCTTAGTCAGGCTTATTGGCAGCCATTGATTAGTCAGTTACAAACTGATTTTCAATGCTTATCCTACGATTTACGGGGGTTTGGACTTTCTCAAATTAGCGATCGCGATGACTATTCGTTAATTAGTTATGCAAGGGATTTAGAAGAGTTACTTGATCATTTAGAGCTTTCGCAGGTTTGGTTGGTGGGGCATTCCCTTGGCGGTGCGATCGCTTTATGGGCAGCACATTTATTTAGCGATCGGATTTTAGGTGTTGTTTGTCTAAATGCAGGCGGAGGTATTTACATCAAAGAAGAGTTTGAGAAGTTTCGGACAGCAGGCAAAATCATTTTAAAATTACGCCCCAAGTGGCTACAAGATATACCTCTAGTTCATGTTCAATTTGCCAAAGATAGTGTCAAGTATCCTTTGGATCAGACTTGGGGTAAACAAAGAGCGATAGATTTTGTATCTGCTAAATATCAAGCTGCAAAAGGAACTTTGCTAGATTCTACTAGTGAACAGGAAGTTCACAAGCTACCGCAAATCGTCTCAAAGTTGCAACAACCGATTTATTTTGTAGCTGGTGCAAATGACACCATAATGGAACCAAAATATGTAAATCATCTTGCTAGTTTCCATTATTCTTTTAATGGTTATGGGGAGAATGTTTTTGAATTTCCAGATTGTGGACATATGGCAATGCTAGAGCAGACAAATCTACTGCATAGGCTTCTAGTAGATTTATTAGCAAAACCCGTTACCTCGCCTTGTCTGTAA
- the carB gene encoding carbamoyl-phosphate synthase large subunit: MPRRTDIQKILLIGAGPIVIGQACEFDYSGTQACKVLRDEGYYVILVNSNPATIMTDPATADRTYIEPITPEVVAQIIEKERPDAILPTMGGQTALNTAVSLAKMGVLEKYGVELIGAKLEAIEMAEDRKLFKEAMERIGVAMCPSGLGTTMEESRAIAQEIGSYPLIIRPAFTMGGTGGGIAYNQEEFEEICASGLEASPVSQILIERSLIGWKEYELEVMRDLADNVVIICSIENIDPMGIHTGDSITVAPAQTLTDKEYQRLRDYSIKIIREIGVETGGSNIQFSINPENGDVVVIEMNPRVSRSSALASKATGFPIAKFAAKLAVGYTLDEISNDITKKTPASFEPTIDYVVTKIPRFAFEKFPGSEAVLTTQMKSVGEAMAIGRTFQESFQKALRSLEVGRFGFGGDREETLPDLEKIKYSLRVPNPDRIFSIRDGFLSGLSVQAIFELTNIDPWFLQKMREITDVELSIKGRKLDSVKKEEMLETKRMGFSDRQIAYLTGTNEDTVRAYRKDLGVIPSYKTVDTCAAEFEALTPYHYSTYEEESEILPSTKRKVMILGGGPNRIGQGIEFDYCCCHASYALRAAGFETIMVNSNPETVSTDYDTSDRLYFEPLTREDVLNIIEAEKPEGVIIQFGGQTPLKLSVPLLKYLQDTNSTTKIWGTSPDSIDIAEDRERFEAICQEIGITQPQNGLARSEDEAVAIAQRVGYPVVVRPSYVLGGRGMEVVYSDAELEDYMRRAIIIEPEHPVLIDHFLEGAIEVDVDAIADQLGNVTIGGIMEHIEEAGIHSGDSACSIPTFSLPPEVLATIRKWTISLAKSLKVIGLMNIQYAVQLNNNNLKESKVFILEANPRASRTVPYVSKAINVPLVNYASRIMAGATLAELGLTEEVIPKHISIKEAVLPFAKFAGTDTILGPEMRSTGEVMGIDTEFGRAFAKAQLGAGTHLPLEGTVFISVNDRDKSGISTIAEAFVELGFKVVATEGTHKVLRRNSIESKQVLKVHEGRPNISDVMKNGQIQLIVNSPSGEEAKTDGKMIRRTAMAYKIPVITTLAGAKAAIAAIRALQTGGISVTALQDYA; encoded by the coding sequence ATGCCCCGCCGTACTGACATCCAAAAGATTTTATTGATTGGCGCTGGCCCAATCGTGATCGGGCAAGCCTGCGAATTTGACTACTCAGGAACCCAAGCCTGTAAGGTTTTACGGGACGAGGGCTACTATGTGATCCTAGTTAACTCCAATCCTGCGACGATCATGACCGATCCCGCCACTGCCGATCGCACATACATTGAGCCAATTACCCCCGAAGTTGTTGCCCAGATTATCGAGAAAGAGCGTCCTGACGCGATCTTGCCCACGATGGGCGGACAAACAGCGCTAAATACAGCCGTATCCCTTGCAAAAATGGGCGTTTTAGAAAAATATGGTGTTGAATTAATTGGCGCGAAACTTGAAGCGATCGAGATGGCGGAGGATCGCAAGCTATTTAAAGAGGCGATGGAGCGCATTGGCGTTGCTATGTGTCCATCTGGCTTAGGGACAACTATGGAAGAATCCCGTGCGATCGCCCAAGAAATTGGCTCCTATCCCCTAATTATCCGCCCTGCCTTCACTATGGGCGGAACTGGCGGCGGGATTGCTTACAACCAAGAGGAGTTTGAAGAAATTTGTGCCTCTGGTTTAGAAGCGAGTCCCGTATCGCAAATCTTGATTGAGCGATCGCTGATTGGTTGGAAAGAGTATGAGCTAGAGGTGATGCGCGATCTCGCCGATAACGTGGTGATTATTTGCAGCATCGAAAATATTGATCCGATGGGTATCCATACTGGCGACTCGATTACGGTTGCACCTGCTCAGACCTTGACTGACAAGGAATATCAGCGCTTGCGTGACTATTCGATCAAAATTATTCGTGAAATCGGCGTAGAAACAGGTGGCTCGAATATTCAGTTCTCGATCAATCCTGAAAATGGCGATGTGGTCGTAATCGAGATGAATCCTCGTGTGTCTCGCAGTTCGGCGCTTGCATCGAAAGCAACAGGATTCCCGATCGCTAAATTTGCGGCGAAACTTGCTGTTGGCTATACGCTAGATGAAATTTCTAACGACATCACCAAGAAAACCCCTGCTAGTTTCGAGCCAACTATTGATTATGTAGTTACCAAGATTCCTCGCTTTGCCTTTGAGAAATTCCCAGGGTCTGAGGCGGTTCTCACTACCCAGATGAAGTCAGTCGGTGAAGCGATGGCGATCGGGCGTACTTTCCAAGAGTCTTTTCAAAAAGCATTGCGATCGCTTGAAGTTGGTCGTTTTGGCTTTGGTGGCGATCGCGAAGAAACCTTACCCGATCTCGAAAAAATTAAGTACAGTCTGCGAGTTCCTAATCCCGATCGCATTTTCTCAATTCGCGATGGATTTTTGTCAGGTTTATCGGTACAAGCCATTTTTGAACTAACCAATATCGATCCTTGGTTCTTGCAAAAAATGCGCGAGATCACCGATGTGGAACTTTCGATCAAAGGTCGGAAGCTCGATAGCGTCAAAAAAGAAGAGATGCTGGAAACAAAGCGGATGGGCTTTAGCGATCGCCAGATTGCCTATCTCACGGGTACAAATGAAGATACAGTTCGCGCCTATCGCAAAGATTTGGGCGTGATTCCTTCCTACAAAACCGTTGATACCTGCGCGGCTGAATTTGAAGCGCTCACTCCCTATCACTATTCGACTTACGAAGAAGAATCAGAAATTTTGCCTTCCACTAAACGTAAAGTCATGATTCTCGGTGGTGGACCAAATCGAATTGGACAGGGAATTGAGTTTGACTATTGCTGCTGTCATGCCAGCTATGCTTTACGCGCCGCAGGTTTTGAAACAATCATGGTTAACTCGAACCCTGAAACTGTTTCTACGGACTATGACACAAGCGATCGCCTCTATTTCGAGCCATTGACTCGCGAAGATGTACTAAACATCATCGAAGCGGAAAAACCTGAAGGCGTAATCATTCAATTTGGTGGACAAACTCCGCTCAAACTTTCGGTTCCCTTGTTGAAATATCTCCAAGATACAAATTCCACAACTAAGATTTGGGGAACTTCGCCTGACTCCATTGATATTGCTGAAGATCGCGAACGTTTTGAGGCAATCTGCCAAGAAATCGGTATTACCCAACCGCAAAATGGTTTAGCTCGTTCAGAAGATGAAGCCGTCGCGATCGCGCAACGTGTCGGTTATCCTGTGGTTGTTCGTCCTAGCTACGTTCTTGGTGGTCGTGGCATGGAGGTTGTCTACTCTGATGCTGAACTCGAAGACTATATGCGCCGCGCCATTATCATCGAGCCAGAACATCCTGTACTAATCGATCATTTCCTTGAGGGTGCGATCGAGGTGGATGTCGATGCGATCGCTGATCAACTTGGCAATGTCACCATCGGCGGCATTATGGAACATATCGAAGAAGCAGGGATTCACTCTGGTGACTCCGCTTGTTCGATTCCCACTTTCTCCTTGCCTCCTGAAGTTCTTGCCACCATTCGCAAATGGACAATTAGCCTTGCTAAATCGCTAAAAGTAATTGGCTTGATGAATATCCAGTACGCGGTGCAGTTGAATAACAATAACCTCAAGGAGAGCAAAGTCTTTATCCTTGAAGCCAATCCACGCGCCTCGCGTACCGTTCCCTATGTCAGTAAAGCAATTAACGTTCCCCTCGTTAACTATGCTTCACGAATTATGGCTGGTGCGACCCTTGCGGAACTCGGTTTAACTGAAGAAGTAATTCCCAAGCACATCTCGATCAAAGAAGCCGTACTTCCCTTTGCTAAGTTCGCGGGAACCGATACAATTTTGGGTCCAGAGATGCGATCGACTGGTGAAGTTATGGGCATTGACACTGAGTTCGGACGCGCCTTTGCCAAAGCTCAACTTGGTGCAGGCACACATCTTCCCCTTGAAGGAACGGTCTTTATCTCGGTCAACGATCGCGATAAAAGCGGTATTTCTACGATTGCTGAAGCTTTTGTTGAACTTGGATTTAAAGTCGTGGCGACAGAAGGGACTCACAAAGTTCTGCGCCGCAACAGCATTGAATCAAAGCAGGTTCTCAAGGTTCACGAAGGTCGTCCAAACATTAGTGACGTGATGAAAAATGGTCAAATTCAATTGATCGTTAATTCACCCAGTGGCGAAGAGGCGAAAACCGATGGCAAGATGATCCGCCGCACCGCGATGGCTTATAAGATCCCTGTGATTACAACATTAGCTGGTGCAAAAGCCGCGATCGCAGCCATAAGAGCCTTACAGACTGGCGGTATTTCCGTAACCGCACTTCAGGATTATGCTTAG
- a CDS encoding type II toxin-antitoxin system RelE/ParE family toxin → MTYRIEFVKQSAKQLKSLSTEEQQRIRIKIDALANVPRPDGVVKLAGEDNLYRIRVGNYRIIYSIQDNQLLVLVLKIGHRRDVYQ, encoded by the coding sequence ATGACGTATCGCATTGAGTTTGTAAAGCAATCTGCCAAACAGCTAAAATCTCTATCCACGGAAGAACAACAAAGGATAAGGATAAAGATTGATGCTTTAGCCAATGTTCCTCGTCCTGATGGTGTGGTCAAGCTGGCAGGTGAAGATAATCTTTATCGCATTAGGGTGGGAAACTATCGAATCATCTACTCTATTCAGGATAATCAACTACTAGTTTTGGTACTTAAAATTGGTCATCGTAGAGATGTTTACCAGTAA
- a CDS encoding type II toxin-antitoxin system RelE/ParE family toxin has translation MSSDNPKLKIQFTDVFKRQVRDLAKRYRRIKLDIQPVLDRIQSGDLVGDQIQNTGYTVFKVRIKNSDIQKGKSGGYRLIYYIKTSENILCVLIYSKSDEDNVTSLEIKKIIQEFYN, from the coding sequence ATGTCTAGCGATAATCCTAAATTGAAGATTCAGTTTACAGATGTTTTTAAGCGTCAAGTTCGAGATTTAGCAAAGCGCTATAGACGGATTAAATTAGATATTCAGCCAGTTTTAGATCGAATTCAGAGTGGCGATCTAGTTGGCGATCAGATTCAAAATACTGGGTATACAGTATTTAAGGTTCGCATCAAAAATAGTGATATTCAGAAAGGTAAAAGTGGCGGCTATAGGTTAATTTACTATATTAAAACCTCTGAGAATATTTTATGTGTTTTGATTTACTCGAAATCTGATGAGGACAATGTAACATCATTAGAAATCAAGAAAATTATTCAAGAATTTTATAATTAA
- a CDS encoding type II toxin-antitoxin system VapC family toxin, which produces MDTYLVYTHALAWFIAEDKRLSSLVENLLNQAQEGEIQILIPTLVLAELMHIAEKGKVKVTVEQILQQINQGDGFTVVAFDFPIFQAMLTLPKEWDIHDRVIAATASYYQTTLITRDEMLRASSRIKTLWD; this is translated from the coding sequence ATGGATACTTATTTGGTATATACTCATGCTCTAGCTTGGTTTATTGCTGAAGACAAACGTTTATCATCTTTGGTGGAGAATCTTCTTAATCAAGCTCAAGAGGGAGAGATTCAAATTCTCATTCCGACTCTTGTTTTGGCTGAACTTATGCATATTGCTGAAAAAGGTAAGGTAAAAGTAACAGTTGAGCAGATTTTGCAACAAATTAATCAGGGAGACGGATTTACAGTGGTGGCTTTCGATTTCCCTATTTTTCAAGCGATGCTTACATTACCGAAAGAATGGGATATTCACGATCGCGTGATTGCGGCAACGGCTAGTTATTATCAAACAACGTTGATTACAAGAGATGAGATGTTGAGGGCTTCATCTAGAATAAAAACTCTCTGGGATTGA
- a CDS encoding AbrB/MazE/SpoVT family DNA-binding domain-containing protein: protein MREVTLSQHYQISIPQEIRDLLNLQVGQKFSVVLKNDSITLVPQSSIQSFRGVLKGANTHNVRDRSERV, encoded by the coding sequence ATGCGAGAAGTTACTTTATCACAACATTATCAGATTTCTATTCCACAGGAAATTAGAGATTTGTTGAATTTGCAAGTGGGACAAAAGTTTTCAGTTGTTCTAAAAAACGATTCAATCACCCTTGTCCCTCAATCTTCTATACAATCATTTCGAGGTGTCTTAAAGGGAGCTAATACCCATAATGTACGCGATCGCAGTGAAAGAGTATGA
- the thiO gene encoding glycine oxidase ThiO, producing MTDVLVIGGGIIGLSTAIALSQKGANVTIVERDLCGHAATWAAAGMLAPEAERLEGELLDFGIRSREMYPQWIANLMRLSGQDCGYWCCGMLAPVLEESDRQVISGHPKYISREESHQRLSGLGQSILGSLWLPEDGQVNNRKLTQALLTAARSLSIKILEGTTVYQIGRDRSRVTHLDTSAGKLQSDRYVLATGAWTRSLMPLPIKPIKGQMLSVFDDDRKLQKVIYAPSCYIVPRQDGTIVIGATVEDNGFAQGNTAAGIAQLLNRAISIYPAIANMPITETWWGFRPHAPNEVPLLGASDYENLVLATGHYRNGILFAPITAKLITDFIVDGIVDESIGFVSQIKT from the coding sequence ATGACTGATGTTTTAGTAATTGGTGGTGGCATTATCGGCTTATCAACAGCGATCGCCCTTTCTCAAAAAGGGGCAAATGTCACTATAGTTGAGCGAGATCTGTGTGGACATGCTGCAACATGGGCGGCGGCGGGAATGCTAGCACCCGAAGCAGAGCGACTAGAAGGTGAACTATTAGATTTTGGCATCCGTAGCCGTGAAATGTATCCGCAATGGATAGCAAATTTGATGCGGTTGTCTGGGCAAGACTGCGGCTATTGGTGTTGTGGGATGTTAGCGCCAGTTTTAGAAGAAAGCGATCGCCAAGTTATATCTGGACATCCCAAATATATTAGTCGCGAAGAATCTCATCAGAGGCTATCGGGTTTAGGGCAATCTATTTTAGGCTCTCTCTGGTTGCCTGAAGATGGACAAGTAAATAACCGCAAACTCACGCAAGCCTTACTAACAGCAGCGCGATCGCTTTCGATCAAGATTTTAGAAGGAACAACAGTCTACCAGATTGGACGCGATCGCTCTCGGGTGACGCATCTCGATACTAGTGCTGGTAAATTGCAAAGCGATCGCTATGTTCTAGCAACAGGTGCATGGACTCGCTCTCTGATGCCTTTGCCGATTAAGCCGATCAAAGGACAAATGCTTTCGGTATTCGATGATGATCGCAAATTACAAAAGGTAATTTATGCTCCAAGTTGCTATATCGTGCCGCGCCAAGATGGAACGATTGTGATTGGTGCAACAGTTGAGGATAATGGCTTCGCGCAGGGCAATACTGCCGCAGGGATTGCGCAGTTATTAAACAGAGCTATTTCTATATATCCTGCGATCGCGAATATGCCTATCACCGAAACATGGTGGGGATTTCGTCCCCATGCTCCCAATGAAGTTCCACTTTTAGGAGCAAGTGATTATGAAAATCTAGTTTTGGCGACTGGTCACTATCGCAATGGGATTCTCTTTGCACCGATTACGGCTAAGCTAATCACTGATTTTATTGTTGATGGCATAGTTGATGAAAGTATAGGTTTCGTCTCTCAAATTAAGACATAA